The stretch of DNA TAGGTCACGGCGTCGCCGCTAAAGGGCTTGTACATAACAACAGAATTCCACAGAAAATTCGAGGCAAATAAGCCGAGAGAAAAAATAAAGCCGGCGCTGTAGGGAGTCATCTTCCCAGGCTCCGGATGGGTAAAATCGACGGCCATGGATTTGACGATAAAGCCGTAGAAAAAGCCCATGGCAATGCCGCAAAGCACCGAAAGAGTCAAACCTAATGCCAAATTCTTTTTGCCCGAGGAGGGCAACCTGCCATATGCGAGGGCGTCCAAAATGATGGCGGCGACCACAAGCCCGACGCCGGCAAAGAGGATCACCGGATTTCCCTTGGCTAAGCGGATATAGTTATCGACGACCCCGATGACCAATGCCAAACCGATGCCGACGGGAAAAGCAACCGACATGCCGGCAATGTCGATGGCTGCGACCAGCAGGATGTTGGCAAAATTGAACACCACGCCGCCGATAAAAGCCGAGATCAATGCGCTGCTATCCGCCTGCGCCAGGTCAACAAGAAAGCTGCGGCCGCCGCTGCCGATGCTGCCGAGCGTCAAACCCGCCAAAAGCATGAGCAGCACCACACCCAGCGAATAATCCCAATAAAACAGCTGAAACCGCCATTCACGACTGGCCAATTTTTGCGTGTTTCCCCACGAGCCCCAACAAAGCATGGTGATCACGCACATCAA from candidate division KSB1 bacterium encodes:
- a CDS encoding GRP family sugar transporter translates to MFIVQSYGLAVLMCVITMLCWGSWGNTQKLASREWRFQLFYWDYSLGVVLLMLLAGLTLGSIGSGGRSFLVDLAQADSSALISAFIGGVVFNFANILLVAAIDIAGMSVAFPVGIGLALVIGVVDNYIRLAKGNPVILFAGVGLVVAAIILDALAYGRLPSSGKKNLALGLTLSVLCGIAMGFFYGFIVKSMAVDFTHPEPGKMTPYSAGFIFSLGLFASNFLWNSVVMYKPFSGDAVTYADYFKKGNVRLHLVGLLGGAIWAVGNLFSLLASEKAGPAISYGLGQGATMVAALWGVFIWKEFKSAPKGTGKLIAAMFFCFIAGLMLIIYARVA